A region from the Vicia villosa cultivar HV-30 ecotype Madison, WI linkage group LG3, Vvil1.0, whole genome shotgun sequence genome encodes:
- the LOC131660562 gene encoding COP9 signalosome complex subunit 5a-like, with product MELSSSSAIAQQTWELENNIIPMETPAADDSIFHYDEAGQSEFQRDKPWANDPHYFKRVKISALALLKMVVHARSGGTIEVMGLMQGKTDADSIIVMDAFALPVEGTETRVNAQADAYEYMVDYSQTNKQAGRLENVVGWYHSHPGYGCWLSGIDVSTQMLNQQFQEPFLAVVIDPTRTVSAGKVEIGAFRTYPEGYKPADDPISEYQTIPLNKIEDFGVHCKQYYSLDITYFKSSLDSHLLDLLWNKYWVNTLSSSPLLGNGDYVAGQISDLAEKLEQAENQLAHSRFGPLVAPSPRKKEEESPLAKITRDSAKITVEQVHGLMSQVIKDTLFNSVHQANKSRTEPSGPEPMIES from the exons ATGGAACTATCTTCGTCATCGGCGATCGCACAACAAACATGGGAGTTAGAGAACAACATAATCCCCATGGAAACTCCCGCCGCCGACGATTCAATCTTTCACTACGACGAAGCGGGACAGAGCGAGTTTCAACGCGATAAGCCATGGGCGAACGACCCTCACTACTTCAAGCGCGTCAAGATCTCCGCACTCGCGCTACTCAAGATGGTTGTTCACGCGCGCTCCGGTGGAACCATCGAGGTCATGGGTCTCATGCAAGGTAAAACTGATGCTGATTCGATTATCGTTATGGATGCTTTCGCGTTGCCGGTTGAAGGGACTGAAACTCGTGTCAATGCTCAAGCTGATGCTTATGAATACATGGTTGATTATTCTCAGACCAATAAACAG GCTGGCAGGTTGGAGAATGTTGTGGGGTGGTATCATTCTCATCCTGGCTATGGTTGTTGGCTTTCTGGGATTGATGTTTCGACGCAGATGTTGAATCAGCAATTTCAGGAGCCGTTTTTGGCGGTTGTGATTGATCCGACCAGGACTGTTTCTGCTGGAAAAGTTGAGATTGGAGCTTTTAGGACTTACCCGGAAGGTTATAAGCCAGCGGATGATCCTATTTCGGAGTATCAAACTATACCGCTTAATAAGATTGAAGATTTTGGTGTTCATTGTAAACAG TATTATTCTTTGGATATCACTTACTTTAAGTCTAGTCTTGATTCACACCTTTTGGATCTTCTGTGGAACAAATATTGGGTGAATACACTCTCATCTTCTCCTTTATTGGGCAATGGAGACTATGTAGCTGGACAAATCTCAGATTTAG CTGAAAAGCTAGAACAAGCAGAGAATCAATTGGCACACTCACGTTTCGGGCCACTAGTAGCACCTTCACCTAGAAAGAAAGAA GAGGAATCCCCACTTGCTAAGATCACTCGGGATAGTGCGAAGATTACGGTGGAGCAAGTGCATGGCTTAATGTCACAG GTAATAAAGGACACTCTGTTCAACTCTGTTCATCAAGCAAACAAGTCTCGCACAGAGCCATCTGGTCCTGAACCAATGATTGAAAGCTGA